A part of Paraburkholderia largidicola genomic DNA contains:
- a CDS encoding SDR family NAD(P)-dependent oxidoreductase, with protein MRTRRRVRPCGATCFPNAVLLDQLCELVTNDASRKRGPRFTEQNERPLLLHRKEHAMQDFNGKVVVITGGATGIGFALAGQFAKRGAQLLIAGIQQERLAHAAEALSKVATRIETFECNVTDRKQVEALADFAWEKFGHVDVIVNNAGVGPIPSTVIDARPEDVHAVLAVNLFGVWNGVSVFGKRFLKQETPAAIYNVGSENAFFNAIPEGAGYVVSKHGVLAMTVALREELPKHIDVALICPGLVRSDLAKETQEGMDTDAYAEVVMKQIQAGEFYIVSHAFNLVRIKARWREIEAAFARYAPRYDGDVEYDVRTLGVKNNWYPRYPNAAADIPV; from the coding sequence GTGCGAACACGACGTCGAGTGCGTCCTTGCGGCGCTACCTGCTTCCCGAATGCAGTTCTTCTGGATCAACTGTGCGAACTGGTAACTAACGATGCTTCTCGAAAGAGAGGACCTCGATTCACGGAGCAGAATGAAAGGCCTCTCCTTCTCCATCGTAAGGAACATGCTATGCAGGATTTCAATGGCAAGGTCGTCGTCATCACAGGCGGCGCCACTGGCATCGGATTCGCACTCGCCGGGCAATTCGCGAAGCGAGGCGCGCAGCTCCTGATCGCAGGCATTCAGCAAGAACGGCTAGCGCATGCCGCAGAGGCGCTGTCTAAAGTCGCAACCAGGATAGAGACTTTCGAATGCAACGTGACCGATCGGAAACAGGTCGAGGCGTTGGCCGATTTCGCCTGGGAGAAATTCGGTCATGTCGACGTGATCGTCAACAACGCCGGTGTCGGCCCCATACCGTCGACCGTCATCGACGCCAGACCCGAAGACGTGCACGCCGTGCTCGCGGTCAATCTTTTCGGCGTGTGGAATGGGGTGTCCGTGTTCGGCAAACGCTTTCTGAAACAGGAAACACCAGCGGCGATCTACAACGTCGGCTCGGAGAACGCCTTCTTCAATGCAATTCCCGAAGGCGCGGGATACGTCGTCAGCAAGCATGGCGTACTCGCGATGACAGTTGCATTGCGAGAGGAATTGCCAAAGCACATCGACGTTGCGCTCATTTGCCCGGGGCTCGTGCGCTCCGACCTCGCAAAAGAAACCCAGGAAGGCATGGACACGGACGCGTATGCTGAAGTCGTGATGAAGCAGATTCAAGCCGGCGAGTTCTACATCGTTTCGCACGCGTTCAACCTTGTCCGGATCAAGGCGCGCTGGCGGGAGATCGAGGCGGCATTCGCCAGATACGCGCCGCGGTATGACGGCGATGTCGAATATGACGTTCGCACACTGGGCGTAAAGAACAACTGGTATCCGCGTTATCCCAACGCGGCTGCGGATATCCCCGTCTGA
- a CDS encoding type 1 glutamine amidotransferase domain-containing protein, whose protein sequence is MKILMVLTSHDELGNTGRKTGFWLEELAAPYYVFKDAGVQITLASPKGGKPPIDPKSNEPANQTDQTRRFEADSNAMADLASTAVLKGIVHDTFDAVFYPGGHGPMWDLAEDTDSIALIESTIAAGKPVSLVCHAPGVLRHAKAADGTPLVKGKQVTGFTNGEEEGVGLTKVVPFLVEDELKAKGAIYSKGPDWQPYLREDGLLLTGQNPASSGPAAKALLAKLNKGK, encoded by the coding sequence ATGAAGATCCTGATGGTATTGACCTCGCACGACGAACTAGGCAACACCGGCCGCAAGACGGGTTTCTGGCTGGAAGAACTGGCCGCACCCTACTATGTTTTCAAGGATGCCGGCGTGCAGATCACGCTGGCTTCGCCCAAGGGCGGCAAGCCGCCGATCGATCCCAAGAGTAACGAGCCCGCGAATCAAACCGATCAAACCCGCCGTTTCGAGGCGGACAGCAATGCGATGGCCGATCTGGCAAGCACCGCCGTGCTCAAAGGCATCGTGCACGATACATTCGACGCCGTGTTTTACCCTGGCGGACACGGCCCGATGTGGGATCTTGCTGAAGATACCGACTCGATCGCCCTGATAGAAAGTACGATTGCCGCCGGCAAGCCCGTCTCGCTCGTTTGCCATGCTCCCGGCGTCCTTCGTCATGCGAAGGCAGCCGACGGGACGCCGCTCGTCAAAGGCAAACAGGTGACAGGATTCACCAACGGCGAGGAAGAAGGAGTCGGACTGACGAAGGTCGTTCCGTTTCTGGTCGAGGATGAATTGAAGGCCAAAGGCGCCATCTATAGCAAGGGGCCTGACTGGCAACCGTATCTGCGTGAAGACGGGCTGCTGCTTACCGGACAGAATCCGGCGTCTTCAGGACCCGCTGCAAAGGCGCTGTTGGCGAAATTGAACAAAGGGAAATAA
- a CDS encoding BON domain-containing protein, with the protein MNKRLLCALLVGIAMSVPVASHAQTDDSQATHASKKATPADRALGKAVRRALAKAQGFDVSGVFVRARGGAVTLSGTVKTGEQIQQAEEVTKTVQGVTSVNNKLSLFHGGNG; encoded by the coding sequence ATGAACAAGCGACTGCTGTGTGCATTATTGGTAGGCATTGCGATGAGCGTACCCGTCGCATCCCATGCACAAACGGATGACTCGCAAGCCACGCATGCATCGAAGAAGGCGACACCGGCCGATCGCGCACTCGGCAAGGCAGTGCGCCGCGCGCTCGCCAAGGCGCAAGGTTTCGACGTGTCGGGCGTATTCGTCCGTGCGCGAGGCGGCGCCGTGACATTGAGCGGCACGGTGAAAACCGGTGAGCAGATCCAGCAGGCCGAAGAGGTCACGAAGACCGTGCAAGGCGTGACATCCGTGAATAACAAGCTCTCGCTCTTTCATGGTGGCAACGGCTAG